One segment of Haliotis asinina isolate JCU_RB_2024 chromosome 12, JCU_Hal_asi_v2, whole genome shotgun sequence DNA contains the following:
- the LOC137258231 gene encoding gamma-glutamylcyclotransferase-like: MALTFKYFAYGSNLLKERLLLGNPTAQYFGVARLDDYRLTFDSPLDTKTTLWAGAPATIRRCPGSSVWGVIWQLDMADSDSLDRQEKRYKRRMVTVTTPDGTTYTCRTYELDGEFDISHTPSPQYKDVIVRGAKQNGLPEAYISQLEAIEDNGFQGEIPFYNKLICQLEKQQQQQQQHQQQH; the protein is encoded by the exons ATGGCTCTCACATTCAAGTATTTCGCGTATGGCAGCAACCTTCTGAAAGAACGATTACTTTTGGGAAATCCGACAGCACAGTACTTTGGTGTGGCCCGATTAGAT GACTACCGCCTGACGTTTGACTCGCCGCTAGACACCAAGACGACGCTGTGGGCGGGAGCGCCCGCCACCATCAGGAGATGTCCCGGAAGTAGTGTCTGGGGTGTTATATGGCAGCTTGATATGGCAGATAGCGATAGTCTGGACAG ACAGGAGAAAAGATATAAACGCCGGATGGTGACAGTAACGACGCCCGACGGCACGACGTACACGTGTCGGACGTATGAACTCGACGGGGAATTTGATATTTCACATACCCCCTCCCCTCAATACAAGGACGTGATCGTGAGGGGGGCGAAACAAAATGGCTTACCCGAGGCTTATATCTCCCAGCTGGAGGCTATAGAGGACAATGGATTCCAAGGAGAGATTCCGTTCTACAACAAACTTATATGTCAACTGgaaaaacagcagcagcagcaacaacaacatcagcaacagcaTTGA
- the LOC137258696 gene encoding gamma-glutamylcyclotransferase-like codes for MARTFMYFAYGSNLLAERLLINNPTAQFLCTARLHDYRLTFDSPRDTKTMPWAGAPATIRKCPGCSVWGVIWQLDIADSDSLDRQEVFYQRRMVTVTTPDGTTYTCRTYELDGEFDISHTPSPQYKDVIVRGAKQNGLPEAYISQLEAIEDNGFQGKIPVYNKLICQLEKQQQQPPQ; via the exons ATGGCTAGAACCTTCATGTACTTTGCGTATGGCAGCAATCTTCTGGCGGAGAGGCTCCTGATAAATAACCCTACAGCGCAGTTTCTGTGTACAGCCAG ACTGCACGATTACCGCCTGACGTTTGACTCGCCGCGAGACACCAAGACGATGCCGTGGGCGGGAGCGCCCGCCACCATCAGGAAATGTCCCGGATGTAGTGTCTGGGGTGTTATATGGCAGCTTGATATTGCAGACAGTGACAGTCTGGACCG tCAGGAAGTATTTTACCAACGCCGGATGGTGACAGTAACGACGCCCGACGGCACGACGTACACGTGTCGGACGTATGAACTCGACGGGGAATTTGATATTTCACATACCCCCTCACCTCAATACAAGGACGTGATCGTGAGGGGGGCGAAACAAAATGGCTTACCCGAGGCTTATATCTCCCAGCTGGAGGCTATAGAGGACAATGGATTCCAAGGAAAGATTCCGGTCTACAACAAACTTATATGTCAACTGgaaaaacagcagcagcaaccaCCACAATGA